A part of Helicobacter fennelliae genomic DNA contains:
- the efp gene encoding elongation factor P, with the protein MAIGMSELKKGLKIEVDGIPYKIVEYQHVKPGKGAAFVRAKIKSFLDGKVIEKTFHAGDKCEEPNILEKPMQYLYFDGSYYQFMDPESYEQIALTQDQVGDASKWMLDGASMQVLFYNQKAISVTPPQIVELKITETPPNFKGDTSSAGKKPATLETGAVVQIPFHVLEGEVIRVNTETGDYVEKVK; encoded by the coding sequence ATGGCAATCGGAATGAGTGAGCTCAAAAAAGGGCTCAAAATCGAAGTTGATGGGATTCCTTACAAAATCGTTGAGTATCAGCATGTTAAGCCCGGCAAAGGTGCGGCATTTGTGCGCGCAAAAATCAAATCCTTTCTTGATGGCAAGGTGATCGAAAAAACTTTCCACGCAGGTGATAAATGCGAAGAGCCAAATATCTTAGAAAAACCTATGCAATATTTGTATTTTGATGGGAGTTATTATCAGTTTATGGATCCAGAATCCTACGAGCAGATCGCACTCACGCAAGATCAAGTCGGAGACGCGAGCAAATGGATGCTTGATGGCGCGTCTATGCAGGTGCTTTTTTATAATCAAAAGGCAATTTCTGTAACGCCACCACAAATTGTCGAGCTCAAAATCACTGAAACACCGCCAAACTTCAAAGGCGATACTTCAAGTGCGGGCAAAAAGCCTGCCACGCTTGAGACAGGCGCGGTCGTGCAGATTCCATTTCATGTGCTAGAGGGTGAGGTGATCCGCGTGAATACTGAGACGGGGGATTATGTTGAGAAGGTGAAGTAG
- a CDS encoding DJ-1 family glyoxalase III — protein sequence MSKQILVPLADGFEEIEFTSIVDVLRRAGLEVLIGGLNGARLYKGAHGIEIAAPKAVDEIAVDSLEGIVLAGGFQGMLNLKNSPKILQIIQTLHASKKLVSAICASPIVLNEADVLSGAFTCYPGCEKEFKNFDNQTTQRLNQAVVISKNIITSAGPGTAILFGLEIVKYLLGESTYKQLYDELLVSLAI from the coding sequence ATGAGTAAACAAATCTTAGTTCCATTAGCAGATGGTTTTGAAGAGATCGAATTTACAAGCATAGTTGATGTGCTTAGGCGCGCAGGGCTAGAGGTGCTTATAGGCGGGCTCAATGGAGCGCGATTATACAAAGGCGCGCATGGTATTGAGATTGCTGCGCCAAAAGCAGTAGATGAAATAGCGGTGGATTCTTTGGAGGGCATTGTCTTAGCGGGCGGATTCCAAGGTATGCTTAATCTCAAAAATAGCCCAAAAATCCTGCAAATAATCCAAACACTCCACGCCTCAAAAAAACTTGTAAGCGCAATTTGCGCTTCACCTATCGTGCTAAATGAAGCGGATGTTTTAAGCGGGGCATTTACTTGCTATCCGGGGTGCGAAAAGGAGTTCAAAAACTTCGATAACCAAACAACCCAAAGACTCAATCAAGCAGTCGTAATTTCCAAAAACATCATCACTTCAGCTGGTCCAGGCACGGCTATTTTGTTTGGACTAGAGATTGTCAAATATCTTTTGGGAGAATCCACCTACAAACAACTCTATGATGAGCTTTTGGTCTCGCTTGCGATATAG
- a CDS encoding class II fructose-bisphosphate aldolase: MLVSGNEILQKAHKEHYGVGAFNFVNFEMLNAIFSAADEAKSPIIAQTSEGAIKYLGIDMIKAMIDVMAKRYPHIPVALHLDHGTSFESCKKAIDSGYTSVMIDASHHCFEENLALTSQVVEYAHSKGVSVEAELGRLMGIEDNISVDEKDAVLVNPEEAQEFVAKSKVDYLAPAIGTSHGAFKFKGEPKLDFERLQEVKHRTNIPLVLHGASAIPDYVRDAFLSTGGDLKGSKGVPFEFLKEAVRGGINKVNTDTDLRIAFMAEVRKVANNDPTQFDLRKFFTPAMEAMKKVMVERMQILGSAGKI; this comes from the coding sequence ATGTTGGTGAGTGGAAATGAGATTCTGCAAAAGGCTCATAAAGAGCATTATGGTGTAGGGGCGTTTAATTTTGTAAATTTTGAAATGCTCAATGCAATTTTTAGCGCAGCAGATGAAGCGAAATCACCTATCATCGCGCAAACAAGTGAGGGAGCGATCAAATATTTAGGCATCGATATGATAAAAGCGATGATTGATGTGATGGCAAAACGTTATCCTCACATTCCTGTGGCACTTCATCTTGACCATGGCACAAGCTTTGAGTCCTGCAAAAAAGCCATAGATTCTGGTTACACATCAGTGATGATTGATGCTTCTCATCATTGCTTTGAGGAAAATCTAGCACTAACTTCACAAGTCGTAGAATACGCTCATAGCAAAGGCGTAAGCGTGGAAGCGGAGCTTGGGCGACTTATGGGGATTGAGGATAATATTTCAGTTGATGAAAAAGATGCGGTGCTTGTCAATCCTGAAGAAGCGCAAGAATTTGTCGCCAAAAGCAAGGTTGATTATCTCGCGCCTGCGATTGGCACAAGCCATGGCGCGTTTAAATTCAAAGGTGAGCCAAAGCTTGATTTTGAGCGATTACAAGAAGTCAAACATAGGACAAATATTCCGCTTGTTTTGCATGGTGCAAGTGCGATTCCAGATTATGTCCGCGATGCTTTTCTCTCCACAGGTGGCGATCTCAAAGGTAGCAAGGGCGTGCCTTTTGAATTCCTCAAAGAAGCTGTAAGAGGCGGGATAAATAAAGTCAATACTGATACAGATTTGAGAATCGCGTTTATGGCAGAGGTGCGAAAAGTCGCAAATAACGATCCAACACAATTTGACTTACGCAAGTTTTTTACTCCAGCAATGGAAGCGATGAAAAAGGTGATGGTTGAGAGAATGCAGATTTTAGGAAGCGCTGGGAAAATATAG
- a CDS encoding peptidylprolyl isomerase translates to MKKQLVSVVLAGILSVGFVSFVEAKVLAVVDGVEITEDVFDEIRTQNPGFDFSKLPSAQQKELVDQAINNVLIAKEAQKNKLDSTKEFQDAYSKITKSIKERLLIQAWAQTEIRTIAQKTNITEQDARAYFDSHKAEFDKENIHARHIVVKTEAEAQKIIDELNKTPKGNVEKKFIELANKQTIDPANKQAQNGGDLGAFERGNMVKPFSDAAFSMNNGTYSKTPVKTDFGYHIIYVIKKANAYDFDQIKQPLMNMLGEQKVQQEMKQKVDDLRKKANIKLSI, encoded by the coding sequence ATGAAAAAGCAATTAGTAAGCGTTGTTCTTGCAGGAATTTTGAGTGTTGGTTTTGTAAGCTTTGTGGAAGCAAAGGTTTTGGCAGTTGTTGATGGAGTCGAGATCACAGAAGATGTATTTGATGAGATCAGAACGCAAAATCCCGGGTTTGACTTTAGCAAACTTCCAAGCGCACAGCAAAAAGAATTAGTCGATCAAGCTATCAATAATGTGCTTATCGCCAAAGAAGCGCAAAAAAACAAGCTTGATTCTACAAAAGAATTTCAAGATGCATATAGCAAAATCACAAAAAGCATAAAAGAAAGACTGCTTATCCAAGCATGGGCGCAAACTGAAATCCGCACAATCGCACAAAAGACAAACATTACAGAGCAAGACGCAAGGGCGTATTTTGATTCTCATAAAGCAGAATTTGACAAAGAAAATATCCATGCGCGCCATATCGTCGTAAAAACAGAAGCAGAAGCGCAAAAGATTATCGATGAGCTTAATAAAACCCCAAAAGGCAATGTCGAGAAAAAATTTATCGAGCTAGCTAATAAACAAACTATCGATCCAGCCAATAAACAAGCTCAAAATGGTGGTGATTTGGGCGCATTTGAAAGAGGCAATATGGTTAAACCATTTTCTGATGCGGCATTTAGTATGAATAATGGCACATATTCAAAAACGCCTGTAAAGACAGACTTTGGGTATCACATTATCTATGTAATCAAAAAAGCAAATGCCTATGACTTCGATCAAATCAAACAACCCCTTATGAATATGCTAGGAGAGCAAAAAGTCCAGCAAGAAATGAAGCAAAAAGTCGATGATTTGCGTAAAAAAGCAAATATCAAACTCTCAATCTAA
- a CDS encoding ATP-binding cassette domain-containing protein — protein MQDICLDVPIIQNLAKPTQSPNQSSAQTSTQNLAQSSDQSPAQNLAQKIAIVGESGSGKSILAKLILGLVKPSQISGEIEFCGKSLLHNPQIRKIRGQDIAYIPQSPLSALNPLHTIEKQILEMFELHHSRHSQLSAKQKVNLLDETLHKVGLALEIKTRLPHTLSGGQAQRVMIAMMSILKPKILICDEPTTALDANIQKQILNLLSSFTDTSVVLISHDLEIVKAFAQHIIVMKEGQIIEEGTKARIYTSPKAPYTKLLLDSLRLPRIQTTPQSKELLSLTDFGVFYTKRKFFKSSQIKALEHVTLSLKQGESFGIIGESGSGKSSLALGILGLEQTFGQCRFESLALPSMKRDLRFRDNVQIVFQDPFFALNPRFCVYEIIYEALCPQSSRSSHISSQSSPIPSRAHQAQALSTIKRLLQNVKLDEGFLYRYPHTLSGGQAQRVAIARALAKNPQILILDEPTSALDKTTQKVILELLLELQKSYALSYMCISHDLAVIEAMCHNVIVLKNGKAIESGATKEVFENPKSKYTKSLLDARVVDSTLQRI, from the coding sequence TTGCAAGATATTTGCCTTGATGTGCCAATAATCCAGAATCTAGCAAAACCCACTCAAAGCCCTAATCAAAGCTCCGCACAAACTTCCACGCAGAATCTAGCGCAAAGCTCCGATCAAAGCCCTGCGCAGAATCTAGCCCAAAAAATAGCAATAGTCGGAGAATCTGGAAGCGGGAAAAGCATTTTAGCCAAGCTTATTTTGGGGCTTGTAAAGCCTAGTCAAATCAGCGGTGAGATTGAGTTTTGCGGCAAATCACTACTCCATAATCCGCAAATCCGCAAAATTAGAGGGCAAGACATCGCCTACATTCCGCAATCACCCCTCTCCGCGCTCAACCCGCTCCACACGATAGAAAAGCAGATTCTTGAGATGTTTGAGCTACATCATTCGCGCCATAGCCAACTTAGCGCAAAGCAAAAGGTGAATTTGCTTGATGAGACGTTGCATAAAGTTGGATTAGCACTTGAGATAAAAACGCGATTGCCACACACTCTAAGTGGTGGGCAGGCACAGCGCGTGATGATTGCGATGATGAGTATTTTAAAGCCTAAGATTCTGATTTGCGATGAGCCGACAACAGCACTTGATGCAAATATCCAAAAGCAGATTCTCAATCTTTTATCTTCATTTACAGATACAAGTGTTGTGCTTATTAGCCATGATTTAGAGATTGTCAAGGCATTTGCGCAGCACATCATCGTGATGAAAGAAGGACAAATCATCGAAGAAGGCACAAAAGCTAGAATCTACACTTCGCCCAAAGCCCCTTACACAAAGCTTTTGCTTGATTCATTGCGACTTCCTAGAATCCAAACCACCCCGCAGTCAAAAGAATTGCTAAGTCTTACTGATTTTGGAGTGTTTTATACAAAGCGGAAGTTTTTTAAGTCTAGCCAAATAAAAGCCCTAGAGCATGTAACCTTAAGCCTAAAGCAAGGCGAGAGCTTTGGGATCATCGGAGAATCTGGAAGTGGCAAATCAAGCCTTGCGCTTGGGATTTTGGGATTAGAGCAAACTTTTGGGCAGTGTAGATTTGAATCGCTTGCTCTTCCATCGATGAAGCGGGATTTGCGCTTTAGGGACAATGTGCAGATTGTGTTTCAAGATCCATTTTTTGCGCTTAATCCGAGGTTTTGTGTGTATGAGATTATTTATGAGGCTTTATGCCCGCAATCATCGCGATCATCGCATATATCATCACAATCATCACCCATACCATCGCGCGCACACCAAGCCCAAGCCCTTAGCACCATTAAGCGTTTGCTTCAAAATGTCAAGCTTGATGAAGGGTTTTTGTATCGCTATCCACACACTCTAAGTGGCGGGCAAGCACAGCGCGTAGCGATCGCAAGAGCACTTGCCAAAAACCCGCAAATCCTTATCCTTGATGAGCCGACAAGTGCGCTTGACAAAACGACTCAAAAGGTGATTTTGGAGCTTTTGCTAGAGCTTCAAAAATCCTATGCGCTAAGCTATATGTGTATCAGCCACGATCTTGCCGTCATCGAGGCGATGTGTCATAATGTCATCGTGCTTAAAAATGGTAAAGCCATTGAGAGTGGAGCGACAAAAGAAGTGTTTGAGAATCCAAAGAGTAAATACACAAAAAGTTTGCTTGATGCTCGCGTTGTAGATTCTACTTTGCAGAGAATCTAA
- the dapE gene encoding succinyl-diaminopimelate desuccinylase, with translation MKECASLLQKLIQYPTITPKECGIYELIQSYLNDFEFIHISDHGVQNLFAYKKGALDKHFCFMGHIDVVPPGEGWSVEAFSGLIQDGYIYGRGAQDMKSGVSAFVCALKDFLAQSKAQSLPLPTLSILLTSDEEGAGIYGTRIVLERLSELCLLPDMALVAEPTCVQNLGDMIKIGRRGSINGVLKILGKQGHVAYPQKCINPTEALGGVLGEIAGVKLDSGDENFAPSKIVITDMRGGMEVVNVTPNELKIMFNIRNSPNTTLENVEHYFAGVIDKIKRNEPKIVCELTLNQSSKPFLTQRQSPLIQALSQSIQNICGTMPTLSTSGGTSDARFCAGYNIAVAEFGVCNDRIHSIDERVKIKEVEGLYEVFMELLRQLSAKYR, from the coding sequence ATGAAAGAATGTGCCTCTCTCCTTCAAAAACTCATACAATACCCAACCATAACGCCCAAAGAATGCGGAATCTATGAATTGATACAATCATATCTCAATGACTTTGAATTTATACACATTAGCGATCATGGCGTCCAAAATCTTTTCGCATACAAAAAAGGCGCGCTTGATAAGCATTTTTGCTTTATGGGGCATATTGATGTCGTGCCACCGGGCGAAGGCTGGAGTGTAGAGGCATTTAGCGGGCTTATTCAAGATGGCTATATCTATGGCAGAGGCGCACAAGATATGAAAAGCGGTGTGAGTGCTTTTGTCTGTGCGCTCAAAGATTTTTTGGCTCAAAGTAAAGCCCAATCACTTCCCTTGCCAACGCTTTCTATCTTGCTTACAAGCGATGAGGAGGGCGCAGGCATTTATGGCACGCGCATTGTATTAGAGCGATTGAGCGAGCTTTGCTTACTTCCTGATATGGCACTTGTCGCAGAGCCTACTTGCGTGCAGAATCTAGGCGATATGATAAAAATCGGCAGGCGAGGTTCAATCAATGGTGTGCTAAAGATTCTAGGCAAACAAGGGCATGTCGCGTATCCACAAAAATGTATCAATCCTACCGAAGCACTTGGCGGAGTTTTGGGCGAGATAGCAGGAGTAAAGCTAGATTCTGGAGATGAAAATTTCGCGCCCTCAAAGATTGTGATTACAGATATGCGCGGTGGAATGGAGGTTGTGAATGTAACGCCAAATGAGCTTAAAATAATGTTTAATATCCGCAATTCTCCAAATACAACACTAGAAAATGTGGAGCATTATTTTGCGGGGGTGATTGATAAAATCAAGCGCAATGAGCCTAAGATTGTATGCGAGCTTACACTCAATCAAAGCTCAAAGCCATTTCTCACACAAAGACAATCTCCACTTATACAAGCCCTAAGCCAAAGTATCCAAAATATCTGTGGCACAATGCCTACTTTAAGCACAAGTGGTGGGACAAGCGATGCGAGATTTTGCGCAGGATACAACATCGCAGTCGCGGAATTTGGCGTGTGTAATGACAGAATCCATAGTATTGATGAGCGCGTCAAAATCAAAGAAGTCGAAGGGCTTTATGAAGTTTTTATGGAGCTTTTGAGGCAGCTGAGTGCAAAATATAGATGA
- the mnmG gene encoding tRNA uridine-5-carboxymethylaminomethyl(34) synthesis enzyme MnmG, whose amino-acid sequence MQMDFDVIVVGGGHAGLEAACIVAKMGAKVHLLTLLVENIALASCNPAIGGLGKGHLVKEIDALGGVMGIITDHCGIQYRTLNASKGPAVRGTRAQIDMDAYRIYARNLALNTPNLSISQEMATQILLDESQTKAIGIRTNINKTYTAHKIIITTGTFLKGLVHIGENQIPNGRFGESASYDLSTSLASLGLKMGRLKTGTCPRIDGRSIDFGILEQHNGDSNPPYFSYHTGFANNFKPTQLPCFVTHTNERTHTFIRDNFHRAPLFTGQIQGVGPRYCPSIEDKVNRFSEKSSHQLFLEPQTKDCVEYYINGLSTSLPVDIQEKVIASIRGLEHAKITRYGYAIEYDYVDPTELYHTLETKKIKNLYLAGQINGTTGYEEAGALGLMAGINATLSLQEIDSARFDFGLESLVLSRDEGYIGVMIDDLVTKGTQEPYRVFTSRAEYRLLLREDNAIFRMLKYAKALHTIEESHYRLFKQDMCDIKQSLEFLQTHFLTPNKPTNAFLESIHQSLLNDKSPMLLIVGRDEFSTKDFKTLQDFLSQYKDSQALKDVKDSKDSSAIPDFANMSQRVLEQIHIESKYHSYIKKQQNSIQNMHTMLQVKIPEDFIYSGISGLSLEVIEKLSTHRPSTLFEASQISGITPASIDVIHLYIHLRKSQKLER is encoded by the coding sequence ATACAAATGGATTTTGATGTGATTGTCGTAGGTGGCGGGCATGCAGGGCTTGAAGCGGCGTGCATTGTTGCTAAAATGGGCGCAAAAGTGCATTTGCTAACGCTTTTGGTAGAAAATATCGCACTTGCAAGCTGTAATCCAGCCATAGGCGGACTTGGTAAGGGGCATTTAGTCAAAGAAATAGACGCATTGGGCGGAGTTATGGGGATTATCACCGATCATTGCGGAATCCAATACCGCACACTCAATGCCTCAAAAGGACCTGCCGTGCGAGGCACGCGCGCACAAATCGATATGGACGCATACAGAATCTATGCACGCAATCTCGCGCTCAATACCCCAAACCTTAGTATCTCGCAAGAAATGGCAACGCAGATTCTGCTTGATGAGTCGCAAACAAAAGCCATAGGCATTCGCACAAATATCAACAAAACCTACACTGCACACAAAATAATCATCACAACAGGCACATTTCTTAAGGGATTAGTGCATATCGGGGAAAATCAGATTCCAAATGGGCGATTTGGCGAGAGTGCGAGCTATGATTTAAGCACATCGCTTGCGAGTTTAGGACTCAAAATGGGTAGGCTAAAAACCGGCACTTGCCCAAGGATTGATGGGCGAAGTATTGATTTTGGGATTTTAGAGCAGCATAATGGCGATAGCAATCCGCCTTATTTTAGCTACCACACAGGCTTTGCAAATAACTTTAAGCCAACCCAACTGCCTTGCTTTGTCACGCACACAAATGAGCGCACACATACTTTTATCCGCGATAATTTTCATCGTGCGCCACTTTTTACAGGGCAGATTCAAGGCGTAGGACCGCGCTATTGCCCTAGCATTGAGGACAAAGTCAATCGCTTTTCAGAAAAGTCAAGTCATCAGCTGTTTTTAGAGCCACAGACAAAAGACTGCGTAGAATACTACATAAACGGGCTTTCGACTTCTTTGCCTGTGGATATTCAAGAAAAAGTGATCGCTTCAATTCGCGGATTAGAGCACGCCAAAATCACGCGATATGGCTATGCGATAGAATACGATTATGTCGATCCAACCGAGCTATATCACACGCTTGAGACCAAAAAAATAAAAAACCTCTATCTTGCCGGGCAGATTAATGGCACAACAGGCTATGAGGAAGCCGGCGCACTTGGGCTTATGGCTGGAATCAATGCGACTTTGAGCTTGCAAGAGATAGATTCTGCTCGATTTGACTTTGGCTTAGAATCTTTGGTGTTATCGCGCGATGAGGGGTATATTGGCGTAATGATTGATGATTTGGTTACCAAAGGCACACAAGAGCCATATCGCGTATTTACCTCGCGAGCTGAGTATCGATTGCTTTTGCGCGAGGATAATGCGATTTTTCGAATGCTTAAATACGCAAAAGCTCTGCATACCATTGAAGAGTCGCATTACAGGCTGTTTAAGCAAGATATGTGCGATATAAAACAATCACTTGAATTTTTGCAAACCCATTTCCTCACGCCAAATAAACCCACAAATGCGTTTTTGGAATCCATACACCAAAGCCTGCTCAATGACAAATCGCCGATGTTGCTTATTGTCGGGCGCGATGAATTTAGCACAAAAGATTTCAAAACCTTGCAGGATTTTTTATCTCAATATAAAGATTCTCAAGCTTTAAAAGATGTGAAAGACTCAAAGGATTCTAGCGCGATTCCAGATTTTGCAAATATGAGCCAAAGGGTATTAGAGCAAATCCACATAGAATCTAAATACCATAGCTATATCAAAAAACAACAAAACTCAATCCAAAATATGCACACCATGCTCCAAGTCAAAATCCCTGAAGACTTCATATATAGCGGAATCTCGGGGCTTTCTTTGGAGGTTATAGAAAAGCTTAGCACTCATCGCCCAAGCACGCTTTTTGAAGCTTCGCAAATCAGTGGCATAACGCCAGCAAGCATTGATGTGATACATTTGTATATCCATTTGCGTAAATCCCAAAAACTAGAGCGATAG
- a CDS encoding ABC transporter permease: MPSTLKEAKKCIWAQRWRTFKSNKRAYYSLILFSLICVVCLSANIIANHKPFLIYHNHHFYFPLFKVYPETAFGGDFESEPDYNDPYIKQLLKDDIVIRALIPYSYETIIMDLQEPSPTPPDSKHWLGTDDQARDVLARLIYGLRTSIVFGLILSVCSMVIGVGFGALQGYYGGAIDLLGQRGIEIYSSIPILFLLIILSSFITPNFWWILCIVLCFSWIGLVGIVRAEFLKARNMDYVKATKVLGFGSFYIIFRHLLPNAMVATITYMPFLMVSSITTLITLDFLGFGMPVGSASLGELLEQAKNNLNAPHLALCGFVSIAVLLSCLVFIGEGIRDSFDPHAHA, from the coding sequence ATGCCCTCCACACTCAAAGAAGCCAAAAAATGCATTTGGGCGCAGCGGTGGCGCACTTTTAAATCCAACAAACGCGCGTATTATTCACTGATCCTTTTTAGCTTGATTTGCGTTGTGTGCTTGAGTGCAAATATTATCGCAAACCACAAGCCATTTTTGATTTATCATAATCATCACTTTTATTTTCCTTTGTTTAAAGTCTATCCTGAGACTGCTTTTGGCGGAGATTTTGAGAGTGAGCCAGATTATAATGATCCTTATATCAAGCAACTTCTCAAAGATGACATCGTGATTAGGGCGTTGATTCCATATAGTTATGAAACGATTATTATGGATTTGCAAGAGCCCTCGCCAACCCCGCCAGATTCTAAGCATTGGCTAGGCACGGACGATCAAGCGCGCGATGTGCTAGCAAGGCTTATTTATGGGCTACGGACTTCGATTGTTTTTGGGCTGATTTTGAGTGTGTGTAGTATGGTGATTGGGGTAGGCTTTGGGGCTTTGCAGGGGTATTATGGCGGGGCTATTGATCTGCTTGGGCAACGAGGCATTGAGATCTATTCAAGCATTCCGATTTTGTTTTTATTGATTATTCTCTCAAGCTTTATTACGCCAAATTTTTGGTGGATTTTATGTATCGTGCTTTGTTTTAGTTGGATTGGGCTTGTAGGAATCGTGCGCGCAGAGTTTTTGAAAGCAAGAAATATGGACTATGTCAAAGCAACCAAAGTGCTTGGCTTTGGATCGTTTTATATTATTTTTAGACATCTTTTGCCAAATGCAATGGTCGCTACAATCACTTATATGCCATTTCTTATGGTAAGCTCGATTACGACTTTGATCACTTTGGATTTTTTGGGGTTTGGCATGCCTGTGGGAAGTGCGAGTCTTGGTGAGCTACTTGAGCAAGCCAAAAACAACCTCAATGCGCCTCATTTGGCACTTTGTGGATTTGTCAGCATAGCAGTTTTGCTTTCTTGTCTTGTATTTATCGGAGAGGGCATACGCGATAGCTTTGACCCGCACGCCCATGCTTAA